Proteins found in one Nitrosopumilus maritimus SCM1 genomic segment:
- a CDS encoding peptidylprolyl isomerase, which translates to MSNKIKCSHILVSKQSEALAIMEKLKSGEKFGKLAKELSIDSGSAKKNGNLGYFTKGMMVKPFEDAAFKLQVGEVSEPIKSEFGYHIIKRFG; encoded by the coding sequence ATGTCAAACAAAATCAAATGTTCACACATCCTTGTTTCAAAACAAAGTGAAGCACTTGCAATAATGGAGAAATTAAAGAGTGGAGAAAAATTTGGAAAATTGGCAAAAGAACTTTCCATTGATTCAGGAAGTGCCAAAAAAAATGGAAATCTAGGATATTTTACAAAAGGCATGATGGTTAAGCCCTTTGAAGATGCAGCATTCAAGTTACAAGTTGGAGAGGTATCTGAGCCAATAAAATCAGAGTTCGGATATCATATTATCAAGAGATTCGGATAA